One Roseomonas sp. OT10 DNA window includes the following coding sequences:
- the cysK gene encoding cysteine synthase A, whose protein sequence is MPDGNTPAARSSDHAAAPPRGRMFGSVLEVVGGTPLVRLPRLEAQEGLAARLALKLEYANPLGSVKDRIGLAMVETAEREGLIEPGRSVLVEPTSGNTGIALAFVAAAKGYRLIVVMPDGASIERRRMIRLLGGEVELTPARKGMAGAIARAEAILAETPGAWMPRQFDNPANPAIHAATTAEEIWADTGGEVDAVLGGIGTGGTLTGIARALKPRRAGLRVIGVEPAESAVLSGDEPGPHALQGIGAGFRPAVLELEALDGVMRVSESQAFAAARRCARVEGLPVGISSGAVLHAAMDVARDPAMQGRLVVGIAASFAERYLSTELFTGL, encoded by the coding sequence ATGCCCGACGGAAACACGCCAGCCGCCCGTTCTTCGGACCACGCCGCGGCCCCGCCGCGCGGCCGGATGTTCGGCAGCGTGCTGGAGGTGGTGGGCGGCACGCCGCTCGTCCGCCTGCCGCGGCTGGAGGCGCAGGAGGGACTGGCTGCGCGGCTTGCCCTGAAGCTGGAATATGCCAACCCGCTCGGCTCGGTGAAGGACCGTATCGGCCTGGCGATGGTCGAGACGGCGGAGCGGGAGGGGTTGATCGAGCCGGGACGGTCCGTGCTGGTCGAGCCGACCTCGGGCAATACCGGGATCGCCCTGGCCTTCGTGGCGGCTGCCAAGGGCTATCGGCTGATCGTGGTGATGCCCGATGGCGCCAGCATCGAGCGGCGCCGCATGATCCGCCTCCTGGGCGGAGAGGTGGAGCTGACCCCGGCCCGCAAGGGCATGGCCGGGGCGATCGCCCGGGCGGAGGCGATCCTGGCAGAGACGCCCGGGGCCTGGATGCCACGCCAGTTCGACAACCCGGCCAACCCCGCCATCCACGCCGCGACCACGGCCGAGGAGATCTGGGCCGATACCGGGGGCGAAGTGGATGCCGTGCTGGGCGGGATCGGCACCGGCGGCACGCTGACGGGCATCGCCCGCGCCCTGAAGCCACGTCGCGCCGGGCTGCGGGTGATCGGCGTTGAGCCGGCGGAATCCGCCGTGCTGTCTGGCGACGAGCCCGGGCCGCATGCGCTGCAGGGGATCGGCGCCGGCTTCCGCCCGGCGGTGCTGGAGCTGGAGGCGCTGGACGGGGTGATGCGCGTGAGCGAGAGTCAGGCCTTTGCCGCCGCCCGCCGCTGTGCCCGGGTGGAGGGGCTGCCGGTCGGCATCTCCTCCGGCGCGGTGCTGCATGCGGCCATGGACGTGGCCCGGGACCCCGCGATGCAGGGCCGGCTGGTGGTGGGCATCGCCGCCTCCTTCGCGGAGCGCTACCTGTCCACCGAACTGTTCACGGGCCTTTGA
- a CDS encoding YihY/virulence factor BrkB family protein: MFGRIWALIKDTVEGFVADECMSRGAAIAYYTVFSIAPLLVIATAIAGFFFGDEAVHGALDDQLRSLIGAQAAETVQTMVKGASDTGRGAIATIISIVTLLFTASGTFGELQASLNAVWKAEAKTTDTEGTVSRLVRARAASIGLVAATGFILLVSLIASTAISAVADWLGGLLPGTELLLSVLNFAVSLLMITLLFAAIYKVLPDRRMAWRDVLVGALVTAVLFVIGKSLIGWYLGSGAVTTSFGAASALMVLLVWVYYSAQIFLMGAEFTRAYAGLEGSRQDAPIPAKAQAPGTSRGAVSATPAAIAPEPLLPKTSTLWTVAGGALVAMAAVKQLRRGGTVVPALMRRFARQG; encoded by the coding sequence ATGTTCGGCAGGATCTGGGCGCTCATCAAGGACACGGTCGAGGGCTTCGTCGCGGACGAATGCATGAGTCGCGGCGCCGCCATTGCCTACTACACCGTCTTCTCCATCGCCCCGCTCCTGGTCATCGCCACGGCCATCGCCGGCTTCTTCTTCGGCGACGAGGCCGTGCACGGCGCGCTGGACGACCAGCTGCGGTCCCTGATCGGCGCCCAGGCCGCCGAGACCGTGCAGACGATGGTCAAGGGGGCAAGCGACACGGGGCGGGGCGCCATCGCGACGATCATCAGCATCGTGACGCTGCTGTTCACCGCCAGCGGAACCTTCGGCGAGCTGCAGGCCTCGCTCAACGCCGTCTGGAAGGCCGAGGCGAAGACCACGGACACCGAGGGCACCGTCTCCCGGCTCGTGCGCGCCCGTGCCGCCAGCATCGGGCTGGTCGCGGCGACGGGCTTCATCCTCCTGGTCTCGCTGATCGCCTCGACGGCCATCTCCGCCGTGGCGGACTGGCTGGGCGGGCTGCTGCCGGGGACTGAACTGCTGCTTTCCGTTCTGAACTTCGCCGTCTCGCTGCTGATGATCACGCTGCTCTTCGCGGCCATCTACAAGGTGCTGCCGGACCGTCGCATGGCCTGGCGGGACGTGCTGGTCGGTGCGCTGGTGACGGCAGTACTCTTCGTCATCGGCAAGTCGCTGATCGGCTGGTACCTGGGCAGCGGGGCGGTCACGACCTCCTTCGGCGCGGCCAGCGCGCTGATGGTCCTGTTGGTCTGGGTCTACTACTCGGCGCAAATCTTCCTGATGGGCGCCGAGTTCACCCGGGCCTATGCCGGGCTGGAGGGCAGCCGCCAGGATGCTCCCATCCCCGCCAAGGCCCAGGCCCCCGGCACCAGCCGGGGCGCGGTCAGCGCCACTCCCGCCGCCATCGCGCCGGAGCCGCTGTTGCCCAAGACCAGCACGCTCTGGACCGTCGCGGGCGGCGCATTGGTTGCCATGGCTGCGGTGAAGCAGTTGCGCCGTGGTGGAACCGTGGTGCCGGCCTTGATGCGTCGCTTCGCACGACAGGGTTGA